Within the Solibacillus silvestris genome, the region ATATCAGCACCGGCTTTTGCTTGAGAAACTGCTGTACGTGCCAACACATCCAGTGATGGATCATTTAAAACTTGTTCGCCTTCAATGACACCACAATGACCGTGGTCCGTAAATTCACATAAGCATGTATCTGCTACGACTAGAAGCTCTGGATGACGCTCTTTAATTAAACGCGTCGCCTTCTGTACAATCCCATGATCATGGAAAGCACCAGTGCCGACTGCATCCTTTTCTTCAGGAATTCCGAACAGTAATACCGCACGAATGCCTAAGTCTACAATTTCATCTATTTCAGCAGCCAAATTATCTAATGATAACTGGAACACGCCCGGCATTGAACTTACAGGGTTTTTAATATTTTCACCTTCAATAATAAACAACGGATAAATAAGGTCTTCTTTTTGTAGGTATGTTTCTTTTACGAGTGCACGCATCGCTGCATTTTGACGTAAGCGACGGTGACGTTGGAAATATAGTTCTGTCATTTTGTCTGTTCCTCCAGGATGAGCTGTTCAATTACAGCTTGCATCGTATAGATTTTCGGTTGCACCATTGGCTGTACCCCATGCTTTTCAAGGGCTGCTGTTGTTACATGACCAATCGATGCAAATTTCACATTTTGCCAAGCTACATGCGGCACAATATGCTCAGCATAAATATCAACCGCAGAAGGGCTGGCGAATATTACAATCGGATGTTTTTCGGTCAGCAGGCACTGTGTTAACTGCGCAAAATATTTACTGCACGGACGTGTTTCATAAACGGTCCATTCATCTGCTCCAGTACCTTGGTGTATCGTTTTTTTCGCCTTTGATCCGCGTATAAATAATGCACGTTCCCCTGGCATCATCGAAAATTCCTTCACAAATACATCAGCACTGTAAACAGTTGGCATAAAATGAATGTTATAGCCATGCTCCTTTAATAAAGCAGCTGTCTTTTCACCGACAGCTGCAATTTTCATTGTTGCAGGAATCGTCTGTTCATGCCGTATACATTTATCGACAAAGCTTTTCACTGCATTTTGACTCGTAAAAATGAGCCAATGATAGGCCTGTAATTCCTGAAGATAGAATTTATCTTCCTTAGAAATCTTTTCTACTGTTTCGATTAATGGATAATTATAAACTTTCCCGTGATGTTGCTCAATCAATTGCTCTACAGTTCTTACAACAGCCGACCCTGTAATAATCAATGTTTTTCCTAAGAGTGCATTACTCGGCATCTAACTCAGCCTTTACTTTTTGAATTAAGTCAAAGGCACCTTGCTCTGTTAATTTTGCGGCAACTGCTTTACCAACCGCAACCGCATCTGTACCTGTCAACGTTTCTTTATACGTTACAGAAGCATCCGGTGCTGCCACTAGACCAGTTAAAGTAATTGTGTCACCTACTACTGTTGCATAGCCGGCAATCGGGACTTGGCAGCCGCCATCCATTGCAGCTAAGAATGAACGCTCGGCATGTGCTGTAGCCCATGTAGTGGCGTCTGTTAATTTTGTCAGTTGTTCAAGCAGCTCCGTATCATCCGCACGGCATTCAATACCTAATGAACCTTGTGCAACTGCTGGAAGGCAAATATCTATATCTAAATATTCCGTAACGACTTCATCGCTCCAGCCAAGTCGTTTCAAGCCTGCTGCAGCTAAAATAATCGCATCGAAATCTTCAGTTTCCAGTTTTTTTAGACGTGTATCGACATTTCCGCGAATCCACTTAATTTCAAGATCTGGACGTGCTTGTAATAATTGTGCGCTACGACGTAATGAACTCGTTCCAACGATTGCCCCTTTTGGCAGATCAGCAAATTTCACATGACCATTTGAAATAAAGGCATCGCGCGCATCTTCTCGTGGAGGGATACAGCCAATGATCAACCCTTTCGGCAATACGGCAGGCATATCTTTCATCGAGTGTACGGCAAAATCGATTTCTTTATCATATAGAGCTTGCTCGATTTCTTTAACGAATAGTCCTTTACCGCCAACTTTAGAAAGCTGTACATCTAAAATGCGGTCGCCTTTTGTTACAATTTCCTTAACTTCAAAATCAAATGGTACGCCAGCCTCTTTTAGCTCATTAATAAACCAGTTTGTTTGTGTTAATGCTAATTTACTTTTTCGGGATCCTACAATAATTTTTCTCACGTTACTCCGACCTTTCTATTCTGCTAAACCCACAGATGGAAATTTGATAATTTGCTGCCGAGGAAGAAATTAATGACTACGAGTAAAAATAAATAAACATGCACTTTAGCATATACCATGCCAATTAATTTCCCTCTCTGATGCAGCAAGAAAATAATTAAGTAAACTATCGATACGATAAACGAACCTAATATTTTCACATCGAAAATTGAAACATTCTCTAATGTTAAAAATGCCCATTCTAATCCTAAAATTAAACTTATTAATAGCAATGGAATACCAATAATGGTTGATAAATTAATCCATTTCACCATTTGCTGTAAACTTGGCAAACGTGACCATAAATTAGTAAGCTTTTTTCGTTTTAATATGCGATATAAAATTAAATATAGCAGCGAGAAGACAAACGCAACAGAAAAAGCTGCGTATGACACAATCGCAAAACTAATATGGATTAGCAGCATTTCCGAAACTAATGAATCACCGACAATCTGATCGTTCGTTTGCGGCGCAAATAAATGGATTGTCATAAATACAAAGCTCAATACATTAATAAAAAACACTGGTAAATCAACTCGTACAATGCAATGAAGGACGATAGAAAGTGTCGTTAAGAGCCATGCATAAAAGAATACTCCTTCATACAACGATAAGATCGGAAATCTCTTCGTTTCAATGATAAATAAGACGATAAATAAAGTTTGTAACACCCAAACAATCGAAACAAACCAAAAAGCTACGCGTCTGAATTTTATATTTTTATAAAGATAGTCTGTGAAATATAGTACGATACAGAGCCCATAGAGAATGATCATGAGCTCATATAATCTTGTCATTACCATTTCTGTCATATGCACCCTTCTCCCGATGGAAACTTACTAAAAAAAAGCGCTTTCGCTATCTATAATTTTACCATATAGATACGAAAACGCTTATGTTTTATTTGAATAAAGTGCTTCAATAAGGCTCAATGTCTATTGGCTATTGTTTAATTAATAAGATAACCCTGGTTTTAAGGTTACCTCTTTTGCTGTTTCACTTCTTTTCACTTCCGGGCGTAATTGCTGAACTTCATGCTGCACTTCGTCTTCAATACCGAAGATTTGCTGGAACAATGCAAGCTGTGCTTCCGCATTTTTCTCGTTTGCAAGTTCTTTTGCTTGTAAAATCGGCGTTTTCAATAGCTGGTTAATAATCGATTTTGTATGCTTGTTTAAAATTTTGCGTTCGCGCTCTGTTAAATTCGGCATTTTGTTTTCGATACTCAACATTGTTTCTTCTTGAATAGATGCCGCTTTTTTGCGTAAGGCAGAAATAACAGGAACAACACCAAGTGTATTAAACCAATCTTTAAATTGAATAATTTCCTCTTGAATCATCGCTGTAATTTCATTTGCCGCACGTTCACGTTCAGCCAAGTTTGCTTGTACAATTCCTTGAAGGTCATCAATATCGTACAGGAATACATTGGACACATCGCCAATACGAGGATCTAAATCACGCGGTACCGCAATATCGACCATAAATAAAGGATCGCCTTTACGGAATTTCGCTACATCTTTCATTAAGTCATAATCGATGACATAATCTGTTGCCCCAGTTGAACTGATTAAAATATCAGCTTCCAGCAGCGTACATTGAAGTTCATTCATTGCTTTCGCATCTCCATCAAATTTCGATGCCAAGTTTTGAGCTTTTTCAAATGTACGGTTAATAACCGTTACTTTTCCTACACCATTTCCGTATAGGTTTTGAATTGCAAGTTCGCCCATTTTACCGGCACCTAAAATGGCTACATGCTTATCTTTCAAGGAACCAAAGATTTTTTTGGCAAGCTCTACGGCAGCATAAGAAACAGAAACA harbors:
- a CDS encoding hydroxymethylbilane synthase gives rise to the protein MRKIIVGSRKSKLALTQTNWFINELKEAGVPFDFEVKEIVTKGDRILDVQLSKVGGKGLFVKEIEQALYDKEIDFAVHSMKDMPAVLPKGLIIGCIPPREDARDAFISNGHVKFADLPKGAIVGTSSLRRSAQLLQARPDLEIKWIRGNVDTRLKKLETEDFDAIILAAAGLKRLGWSDEVVTEYLDIDICLPAVAQGSLGIECRADDTELLEQLTKLTDATTWATAHAERSFLAAMDGGCQVPIAGYATVVGDTITLTGLVAAPDASVTYKETLTGTDAVAVGKAVAAKLTEQGAFDLIQKVKAELDAE
- a CDS encoding cytochrome C assembly protein; protein product: MTEMVMTRLYELMIILYGLCIVLYFTDYLYKNIKFRRVAFWFVSIVWVLQTLFIVLFIIETKRFPILSLYEGVFFYAWLLTTLSIVLHCIVRVDLPVFFINVLSFVFMTIHLFAPQTNDQIVGDSLVSEMLLIHISFAIVSYAAFSVAFVFSLLYLILYRILKRKKLTNLWSRLPSLQQMVKWINLSTIIGIPLLLISLILGLEWAFLTLENVSIFDVKILGSFIVSIVYLIIFLLHQRGKLIGMVYAKVHVYLFLLVVINFFLGSKLSNFHLWV
- a CDS encoding glutamyl-tRNA reductase → MHTLVVGLNYKTAPVEIREKLSFIESDLPNAMEALQKQKSILENVIISTCNRTEIYAVVDQLHTGRYYIKQFLANWFNIPMEQFEDHLFIREEDDSLNHLFRVTAGIDSMVLGETQILGQVKKSFLQGQEIGTTGTVYNQLFKQAVTFAKRAHSETAIGENAVSVSYAAVELAKKIFGSLKDKHVAILGAGKMGELAIQNLYGNGVGKVTVINRTFEKAQNLASKFDGDAKAMNELQCTLLEADILISSTGATDYVIDYDLMKDVAKFRKGDPLFMVDIAVPRDLDPRIGDVSNVFLYDIDDLQGIVQANLAERERAANEITAMIQEEIIQFKDWFNTLGVVPVISALRKKAASIQEETMLSIENKMPNLTERERKILNKHTKSIINQLLKTPILQAKELANEKNAEAQLALFQQIFGIEDEVQHEVQQLRPEVKRSETAKEVTLKPGLSY
- a CDS encoding uroporphyrinogen-III synthase gives rise to the protein MPSNALLGKTLIITGSAVVRTVEQLIEQHHGKVYNYPLIETVEKISKEDKFYLQELQAYHWLIFTSQNAVKSFVDKCIRHEQTIPATMKIAAVGEKTAALLKEHGYNIHFMPTVYSADVFVKEFSMMPGERALFIRGSKAKKTIHQGTGADEWTVYETRPCSKYFAQLTQCLLTEKHPIVIFASPSAVDIYAEHIVPHVAWQNVKFASIGHVTTAALEKHGVQPMVQPKIYTMQAVIEQLILEEQTK